Proteins from a genomic interval of Asticcacaulis sp. AND118:
- the trxA gene encoding thioredoxin TrxA has product MSTATVKVTDETFENDVLKSDKPVLVDFWAEWCGPCKQIAPILDEVAEAYGDKLTVSKINIDDSPMTPSKFGVRGIPTMMLFKDGKMTSMKVGAMPKSKLVEWLNEAGIA; this is encoded by the coding sequence CGAGACCTTTGAAAACGACGTCCTCAAGTCCGACAAGCCGGTTCTGGTCGATTTCTGGGCCGAATGGTGCGGACCGTGTAAGCAGATCGCCCCGATCCTCGATGAAGTCGCCGAAGCCTATGGCGACAAGCTGACGGTGTCGAAGATCAATATCGACGATTCGCCCATGACCCCGTCGAAGTTCGGCGTGCGCGGCATCCCGACCATGATGCTGTTCAAGGACGGCAAGATGACCTCGATGAAGGTCGGTGCCATGCCGAAGTCGAAGCTGGTTGAATGGCTCAATGAAGCGGGTATCGCTTAA